A single Deltaproteobacteria bacterium DNA region contains:
- a CDS encoding xanthine dehydrogenase family protein molybdopterin-binding subunit, protein MGTQTRISRRTFLKAAALSGAGLAIGISPDSSGRTPHEGQHTRLAGWVKIGSDDTVTVLISRSEMGQGISTALAMVVAEELEADWTKVRTEWAPVTPEYAPQATGASKSIRTLWKRLLIAGAAAREMLIEAAARTWEVGKETCVAERGFVVHRFTGRRLAYGSLAEKASGLEIPKWVDLKNPKDYRLVGKPLPRLDTPEKVRGEAIYCWDLKVSGMLVATVARCPVLGGWVKEFDAEAVEKIEGVRYVVPLFNSSSASRRQAWAYLRSADFSDSSPAEPKHSSQDDNGPSDAAHSPRPQGTDIVAIAVVAENFWSAKRGRDALQVEWENGPNATRDSGEIAGIFDSWSREGPGKTIVNRGDVRKAEAGCASKLSAVYQAPYLAHATPEPMCCVADVRRESAEVWAPTQDPWESLTAASQWAGLPSDAVQLHKIRLGGGFGRRLVTDFVAEAVQISKSIGTPVKVLWSREDDIRHDYYRPATSHNMSAGVDESGRPTFWRHRIAGLGSHVQLLTGADEIPYAIPDKVVELVQGKMPEPVKTGAHRGVGHVQNAFAIECFMDEIAASGKNDPFELRRKLLAGSPRHKAVLELAASKADWGGPLPEGIHRGIAMQAHEVGSIAAQVAEVSIEKENRVRVHRVVCAVDCGRVVNPSIVTSQITGGILFGLSGALKEEITLHKGRVVQSNFHDYPLLGMDEIPEIIVHTVPSREHPVGVGELGVLPVAAAVANAVFAATGKPVRRLPIRLA, encoded by the coding sequence ATGGGTACGCAGACCCGTATCTCTCGAAGAACCTTTCTAAAGGCCGCGGCGCTGTCCGGCGCCGGTCTGGCGATCGGGATTTCTCCGGACTCTTCAGGGAGAACCCCTCATGAGGGACAACATACCAGACTTGCCGGCTGGGTAAAAATCGGGTCGGACGATACGGTAACCGTACTCATCTCCAGGTCGGAGATGGGACAGGGCATTTCGACGGCTCTCGCCATGGTCGTGGCCGAAGAGCTGGAAGCGGACTGGACAAAAGTGCGCACGGAGTGGGCGCCTGTCACTCCCGAATACGCTCCACAAGCAACGGGCGCCAGCAAATCCATCCGAACGCTCTGGAAAAGACTTCTGATAGCGGGAGCCGCCGCCAGGGAAATGCTCATCGAGGCGGCCGCACGGACCTGGGAGGTCGGTAAAGAGACCTGCGTCGCTGAACGCGGATTTGTAGTTCATCGTTTTACCGGACGGCGTCTGGCTTATGGATCGTTGGCTGAAAAGGCCTCCGGTCTGGAAATACCCAAGTGGGTCGATCTGAAAAATCCGAAAGACTATCGACTCGTCGGTAAACCCCTACCCCGCCTCGACACACCGGAAAAGGTCAGGGGAGAGGCCATCTATTGTTGGGACCTAAAGGTTTCAGGCATGCTCGTCGCCACAGTAGCCCGGTGTCCCGTTCTGGGTGGTTGGGTCAAGGAGTTTGACGCTGAAGCAGTCGAAAAAATTGAGGGAGTGCGGTATGTAGTACCGCTTTTTAATTCTTCCAGTGCATCCCGCCGGCAGGCATGGGCCTACCTCCGTTCCGCCGATTTTAGCGATAGCAGTCCAGCCGAACCGAAGCACTCTTCCCAGGACGATAATGGACCATCGGACGCCGCGCATTCCCCGCGCCCCCAGGGGACCGACATCGTGGCCATAGCGGTGGTTGCCGAGAATTTCTGGTCTGCAAAACGCGGTCGGGACGCCTTACAGGTTGAATGGGAAAACGGACCGAACGCCACGAGAGACAGTGGGGAGATTGCCGGCATCTTCGACAGCTGGTCCAGGGAAGGCCCGGGCAAGACCATAGTAAACAGAGGCGACGTGCGCAAAGCCGAGGCCGGGTGTGCGAGCAAACTATCCGCCGTGTATCAAGCGCCCTACCTCGCTCACGCCACCCCGGAGCCCATGTGCTGCGTTGCCGACGTCAGAAGGGAAAGCGCCGAAGTTTGGGCGCCGACGCAGGATCCGTGGGAATCGCTGACGGCGGCGAGCCAGTGGGCGGGTCTGCCTTCGGATGCCGTTCAATTGCACAAGATACGGCTGGGTGGAGGGTTCGGACGCCGATTGGTAACGGACTTCGTTGCTGAAGCCGTCCAGATATCAAAATCCATCGGTACGCCCGTAAAGGTCTTGTGGTCTCGAGAGGACGATATACGCCACGACTATTATCGACCCGCTACAAGCCACAACATGAGCGCAGGAGTCGACGAATCCGGTCGGCCCACATTCTGGAGGCATCGAATCGCCGGACTGGGATCTCACGTGCAACTCCTGACGGGAGCGGATGAAATTCCCTACGCCATACCGGACAAAGTCGTCGAACTGGTTCAAGGGAAGATGCCGGAACCCGTAAAGACCGGTGCACATCGAGGTGTCGGACATGTGCAAAACGCGTTTGCCATCGAATGCTTCATGGACGAAATTGCCGCGTCGGGAAAGAACGATCCGTTTGAACTGAGACGCAAATTACTGGCCGGCTCGCCTCGACACAAGGCCGTGCTCGAATTGGCCGCATCGAAGGCGGATTGGGGCGGGCCTTTGCCGGAAGGCATACATCGGGGAATTGCCATGCAGGCACATGAAGTAGGCAGCATTGCGGCGCAGGTGGCCGAGGTATCCATTGAAAAAGAGAACCGGGTGCGCGTGCATCGCGTGGTATGCGCCGTTGACTGCGGCAGAGTGGTCAACCCCAGTATTGTGACATCGCAAATAACGGGAGGGATCCTGTTCGGATTGTCCGGCGCCCTCAAAGAGGAAATCACACTGCATAAGGGACGAGTGGTCCAGAGTAATTTCCACGATTATCCTTTGCTCGGGATGGATGAAATCCCGGAAATCATCGTCCACACGGTACCCAGCCGGGAACATCCCGTAGGAGTCGGGGAACTGGGCGTTCTGCCCGTGGCTGCAGCCGTAGCCAATGCCGTTTTTGCGGCCACGGGCAAGCCCGTGCGTCGGCTCCCAATACGCCTCGCGTGA
- a CDS encoding amidohydrolase family protein, which produces MQRFFLKWLVLRIVLSICSFSICCIAAEEGNVVNDIRIDGKPHDSYFFRYEPPPAISSSSDITIKNAEIVFNSRRCASENLVLHGRIIAKQTCTVDSELTGFRNTVNAGGYRIYPALINAHDHGFSNWSPPIKTLKFTNYVEWIDHVHKHSDPSIAENRITSFADRLDLMFYKQVFNGVGTVELFTDNTNKYYVYQYPIRILDMFSHSHSILVGERRTALDYARTKGVQPFLIHLGEGKDEAMRKELGCLDRLGALSSNTVLIHGIAFKEGDWKRIARTGAALVWCPSSNMHLYGTTADIPGALKAGVRVCIGTDGAITGGKGLLEELRVAQRIYPNISSQKLFEMVTETAASILAIDDQVGTLDPGKRADLLIVRKKSDDPFRDLIELQPEDIGLLMVDGVPVFGDVFFLNEFRLPVERVKHIQVAGKKKFLVGDLEGLLASIARTIGYAKGFDFLPTIEWSRDTAAE; this is translated from the coding sequence ATGCAGCGGTTCTTTCTTAAATGGCTGGTGCTGAGGATTGTTTTATCCATCTGTAGTTTCAGCATATGCTGCATAGCGGCTGAAGAAGGAAACGTAGTTAATGACATTAGGATAGACGGCAAGCCTCATGATTCCTACTTTTTCCGCTACGAACCACCACCGGCCATTTCTTCCTCATCCGATATTACGATCAAAAACGCGGAAATCGTCTTTAATTCCCGTAGATGCGCTTCTGAAAATCTTGTCCTGCATGGACGCATTATAGCTAAACAGACTTGTACAGTCGACTCCGAACTTACCGGATTTCGAAATACGGTCAACGCCGGTGGATATCGGATCTATCCGGCGCTTATCAACGCCCACGATCACGGGTTTTCCAACTGGTCACCACCGATCAAAACACTCAAGTTCACCAATTATGTGGAATGGATCGATCACGTACATAAACACTCGGATCCAAGCATCGCAGAAAACAGGATCACCTCTTTCGCCGACCGGCTCGATTTGATGTTTTATAAACAGGTTTTCAACGGTGTGGGAACAGTGGAGCTTTTCACCGATAACACAAACAAATACTACGTGTACCAATATCCCATCCGCATTCTAGACATGTTCAGCCACAGCCATTCCATCCTCGTCGGAGAACGCAGAACGGCGCTGGATTACGCCAGGACCAAAGGCGTTCAGCCTTTCCTGATTCATTTGGGCGAAGGGAAAGATGAAGCCATGCGCAAGGAGCTCGGTTGTCTCGACCGACTGGGCGCGCTATCCTCGAATACGGTGCTGATCCATGGAATTGCCTTCAAAGAAGGTGACTGGAAAAGAATCGCCCGTACCGGTGCGGCTCTCGTATGGTGCCCTTCCTCCAACATGCATCTGTACGGAACCACGGCCGACATTCCCGGAGCATTGAAGGCCGGGGTCAGGGTCTGCATCGGCACGGACGGCGCGATTACGGGAGGCAAGGGTCTGCTGGAGGAACTGCGTGTGGCGCAGCGTATCTATCCCAACATATCTTCTCAAAAGCTGTTTGAAATGGTTACCGAAACCGCGGCCTCGATTCTCGCAATCGATGACCAGGTAGGCACGTTGGATCCCGGAAAGCGGGCGGACCTTCTAATCGTTCGTAAGAAATCGGACGATCCGTTCCGAGACCTGATCGAGCTACAGCCCGAGGATATTGGACTCTTGATGGTGGACGGTGTTCCGGTATTCGGAGACGTCTTCTTTCTGAACGAGTTTCGCCTGCCCGTGGAGCGCGTTAAACATATTCAGGTGGCCGGGAAGAAAAAATTCCTGGTTGGAGATCTGGAGGGGCTTCTGGCCTCCATCGCGCGTACCATCGGATATGCCAAGGGCTTCGATTTTCTTCCAACCATCGAATGGAGCCGCGACACGGCCGCTGAATAA
- a CDS encoding class I SAM-dependent methyltransferase: MGRTDNIKASYRRWMESYRCRKQYSTMERVPFYEVAGRFLPSHGTATIVDIGSGDGLFVRHLKLDDRYERVFLLDSNPEAVKHLSSLYANVVAYTAPERLPFEDEAVDYIHCSHMMEHLDPLELYTFVKEIDRVLSPGGSLVISTPLLWTRFYDDLSHVKPYNPDVFSHYLCKSVAPRSRQVISDRYALAEIVYRYSMPDLTEGWGSDRMFVDFPMQAWKFFLLKLGIKKAVKNGYTMVLKKM, from the coding sequence ATGGGTCGCACGGATAACATCAAAGCGAGCTATCGCCGGTGGATGGAATCTTACCGCTGCAGAAAACAGTATTCCACCATGGAACGCGTTCCTTTCTACGAGGTGGCTGGGAGATTTCTGCCGTCCCATGGAACTGCGACGATTGTTGATATCGGATCCGGCGACGGGCTTTTTGTTCGTCATCTGAAGCTCGATGATAGATACGAACGTGTATTCCTTCTGGATTCCAATCCTGAAGCGGTGAAGCATTTGAGCAGCCTCTATGCTAACGTGGTGGCGTACACGGCGCCCGAAAGGCTTCCGTTCGAGGACGAAGCCGTGGACTACATACACTGCAGTCATATGATGGAACACCTGGATCCCTTGGAACTTTACACGTTTGTCAAGGAAATCGACAGAGTCTTGTCCCCCGGCGGTTCTCTCGTCATCAGCACTCCTTTGCTCTGGACCCGATTTTATGACGATCTATCCCACGTCAAGCCGTACAATCCGGACGTGTTCAGCCACTATCTCTGCAAGAGCGTCGCCCCTCGATCCAGGCAAGTGATCTCGGACAGATATGCCTTGGCGGAGATTGTGTACCGATATTCGATGCCTGATTTGACCGAGGGTTGGGGATCCGATCGGATGTTCGTAGACTTCCCCATGCAGGCATGGAAATTCTTTCTACTAAAACTGGGCATAAAGAAGGCAGTGAAAAACGGATACACCATGGTGTTAAAGAAGATGTGA
- a CDS encoding NPCBM/NEW2 domain-containing protein — protein sequence MLLRAVFFTGIGEQDARLLYQTFFQHQIEPSLTAPWSVLLPVRAFLAVLGPSSSVIWRWPVLISLGQIALLYLLGSRLFENRFAGVLSAFFCAIWAPDIFSATRVSGALAAGTLVSLATWILLKQRTHRNKKKGSLIFSGLLFGAACWCGPWGWMLFPFSCVLLYYESPNRQRPWKEAAYFYSSWFAASLVVYVISAALFGAEWSGPAWDAIPDAYSYDGLPKTLCAAIVLGLMLAAWGRPKNRFVMYWLLLPVGLSLSMGALGQGAFSFLRNPADLAALSAPLALTAAGAFDVLNKPIGQVRYPFKTVFLVCCVLLFMNDWPALSENQERYTARTRFIPEVASLISENPNIPVWADAGAFSYLSLFGNRSTKNLYLLSPGVGGPTGAGYVVVTDAVEPGRPFDPGADSGWSRAYMVRMYRKGLACAAVLYCGNPSSIRAPTYEETGSSTIRWANSVVGVGSPRYLTALHPVVPVRGIIEHFFAPEICGGYLNLRGVQYANGIRMRSSSSVVYRLDGRYKGLEAVVGLDDAAESETKIVVFSVFGDRRQLAQTTWIKAGEPPLKILVNVRGVQKLELAVVNRGDVFQTRFADWASIFVY from the coding sequence ATGCTGCTCCGAGCCGTCTTCTTTACCGGCATCGGCGAACAAGACGCCCGCTTGTTGTATCAAACGTTTTTCCAACATCAAATCGAACCTTCCTTGACCGCTCCCTGGTCGGTCCTGTTACCCGTTCGAGCGTTTCTTGCCGTTTTAGGACCATCGTCATCCGTAATCTGGAGATGGCCCGTTCTGATATCCCTGGGCCAGATAGCACTCCTGTACCTACTGGGTAGTCGATTGTTTGAGAATCGTTTTGCAGGGGTTCTTTCCGCGTTCTTTTGCGCGATATGGGCTCCGGATATCTTTTCGGCCACGCGGGTGAGCGGAGCCCTTGCAGCAGGAACGCTTGTTTCCCTGGCTACGTGGATCCTGCTGAAACAGCGTACACATCGGAACAAGAAAAAGGGAAGCCTGATTTTTTCGGGACTCCTTTTCGGCGCGGCCTGCTGGTGCGGGCCATGGGGATGGATGTTGTTTCCGTTCTCATGCGTGCTGCTGTACTACGAGAGTCCCAACCGTCAACGGCCTTGGAAGGAAGCCGCCTATTTCTACTCGAGCTGGTTTGCGGCCTCACTCGTCGTCTACGTGATCTCCGCGGCTTTATTTGGCGCGGAATGGTCGGGACCTGCATGGGATGCGATACCCGACGCCTATTCCTACGATGGCTTGCCGAAGACGCTGTGTGCGGCGATCGTTTTAGGTCTGATGTTGGCGGCTTGGGGCAGGCCCAAAAATCGTTTTGTGATGTACTGGCTCCTGCTTCCCGTGGGACTGTCCTTATCCATGGGAGCCTTGGGGCAGGGGGCGTTCTCGTTTTTGCGTAATCCGGCGGACTTGGCTGCCCTGTCCGCGCCGCTCGCTTTGACGGCTGCCGGAGCCTTCGATGTGTTGAACAAACCCATCGGCCAAGTCAGATACCCATTCAAAACCGTTTTCCTGGTGTGTTGCGTGTTGCTGTTTATGAACGACTGGCCGGCCCTTTCCGAAAACCAAGAGCGCTACACCGCCCGAACGCGATTCATTCCTGAAGTGGCCTCTTTGATCTCCGAAAATCCGAACATTCCCGTATGGGCGGACGCGGGCGCTTTCTCGTACCTGTCCCTATTCGGAAATCGTTCAACGAAAAACCTCTATCTCCTCTCGCCGGGAGTTGGGGGTCCGACAGGCGCCGGGTATGTGGTCGTAACGGACGCCGTGGAGCCGGGGAGGCCCTTCGATCCCGGCGCCGACTCTGGATGGTCGCGAGCCTACATGGTACGGATGTATCGAAAAGGTCTCGCCTGCGCGGCGGTCCTTTATTGCGGGAACCCTTCGTCCATTCGTGCTCCCACGTATGAGGAGACCGGCTCCTCTACGATCCGGTGGGCGAACAGTGTGGTGGGTGTCGGTTCTCCGCGGTACCTTACCGCCCTTCATCCCGTTGTACCCGTAAGAGGCATCATAGAGCACTTCTTTGCTCCCGAGATTTGCGGCGGGTATTTGAACCTGAGAGGAGTCCAATATGCCAACGGCATTCGAATGCGTTCCAGCAGTTCCGTGGTGTATCGGCTCGACGGTCGCTACAAGGGCCTCGAGGCCGTGGTGGGGCTGGACGACGCTGCGGAGTCGGAAACCAAGATCGTCGTTTTTTCGGTGTTCGGAGACAGGCGCCAACTCGCCCAGACAACGTGGATCAAGGCAGGAGAACCGCCCCTCAAAATCCTGGTGAATGTGCGAGGCGTTCAGAAGCTCGAGTTGGCGGTGGTGAATCGAGGCGACGTTTTTCAGACCCGATTCGCGGACTGGGCGTCGATTTTTGTTTACTAA